CGCGTCGTGGTACTGCTGGGCGGTCCAGGGCAGACCGGCGTCCGGAGCGGTCTCCCCGCTCGCGGCAGGCGCCTTGGACGCGATGGAGGCGAGCTCCCAGGCCAGGTAGGCCCCGACGAGGTCGGATGCGGCCGAGTTGTTCAGCACGACGGCGACCGTCATCCCGGTCGCGGGGTCGGCGAAGGCGGCACTGATGTAGCCGGGCACCGAGCCGAACTGCCCGATCAAGGAGCCTGCCTGGACCGCCCCGCCGGCCGTGGTCAGCCAGGAGGGCAGATCGGCGGCGAGCGCGTGCGGCGAGCCGAACCGGTCGACGCCGTCGGGCAGGAGCGCACCGGTGGCGAGCGCCTGCGTGTACCGGCCGACGTCCGTGATCGTGGAGACCACTCCGCCGTTGGTGAAACCGATGCTGGCGGACAGCTCGGTGATGTCACGGGGTTCGGCGCAGTTCAGCGCGCCGTCCTCACCGGGCTCGGACAGGTAGCCGCGCAGCACGGGGTCGCCGGCGGGCGCCGCCTCGCGGCCCGGGAGCCGGGTGGCCTCGAGACCCAGCGGGTCGAACACCTTGTCCGCGAGCAGGCTCGCGGCGGACTGCTTCACGGCGTTCTGCAGGGCGATCCCGAGCAGGACGTAGCCGGTGTCGGAGTCGCGCCAGGTCTGGCCCACAGCGGCCTCGTCCTGGCCGACGGTGCCGTACGCGACGAGTTCGTTGGGGTTCCAGCGGCGGGTCGGGACCTCCAGCCACTTCTGCTGCAGCATCGGCGTGTACGACCCGAATCCGCTCGTCCCGTCGCAGAGCATCCCGAGGGTGACGTCGGAGAGGCCGGCGACGCTCGGCACGAGGTCGCGCACCCGGTCGTCGAGGGAGACGACGCCCTCGCCGACCATCGAGTAGAGCACGTCGCAGGTCATCGGACGGGTGAGGTCGGACACGCGGAAGACGTCCTCCGCGGATGCTTCGCCGACCCCGGACACCCAGGAGCCGCTCCACGGGGACCAGACGCCGACCACGGCGCCGGTGGACCCGGTGGCCGCCATCGCGAAGTTCACGGCCGATTCCAGCTGGGCCTGCGTCTCCTCGGGGAACGCCCCGTCGACCTGCGCGGGGAGGTCCAGTTCGATCCACGGATCGGCCCCGCATCCGGTGATGGAGAGCACGACGACGGCCGCGCCCGCCAAGGATGCGGCGACGCGTCGTCTGAGACCCGAGCGTTTCGGCATGCACACCCCCGTGATCGTGCTCCAGCATTCAAACACACGCAGGTCACAACACCGTCACGACGCTCTCTAGGCTGGGAGGATGGCGCACACGTTCGACGATGAGACCCTGGCCGGCGTGCTGGGGCACATGAACTCCGACCACACGGATGACAACATCCTGATCGCGCAGGCTTTCGGCGCCGATCCGGCACCGGTGTCGGCCACGATGACGGGGTTCGATGGCGACGGCGGAGACTGGGCGGTCACAAGCGCCGAGGGCGCGACCACGACGCTGCGCGTCCCGTGGCCGGGCGGCTCGATCACGGAGCGCCGCGAGGTGCGCCGGGAAGTGGTCGCACTGTACGACGCGGCCTGCGCTCGGCTGGGCGTCGAACCGCGGCCGCACTGACCCGCGGGGCCTGGACCGCCCTTCGGAACACGTGAGTAAGGTTCCGCTTAGCTGAAGGTATAGTAAGCGGCATGAGCGACCCGATCAGCTTCTCCACCGCCCTGCGCGAGCGTTCCAGCGGCGCGCACTCCGGCAGCGAAGGCGCCGGCTTCATGTCGGACCTGATGAAGGGCGAGGGCACCCGCGAGGACTACATCGCCCTCGTCGTGCAGCACTGGTTCATCTACGAGGCGCTGGAAGGCGCCGCCGAGCGGATGCGTCAGGACCCGATCGCGGCCGTGTTCATCGACGACAAGCTGACCCGCCTGCCCGCCCTCGAAGCGGACCTCGAGTTCCTCATCGGCCCGGACTGGCGCGAGCAGATCGAGCCGCTGCCCACGACCCGCCGCTACGTGGAGCGGATCAACCAGGTGGGGGCGACCTGGCCGGGCGGTTTCGTCGCGCACCACTACACCCGGTACCTGGGCGACCTCTCCGGCGGCCAGTTCATCGGCAAACTCATGCAGCGCCTGTTCGGATTCGACACCAATGGGATCGGCTTCTACATCTTCGGCGACATCGCGGACCCGAAGGCGTTCAAGGACTACTACCGCGAGCAGCTCGACGCCGCCCCCTGGGACGAGGCCGAGAAGGAGCGCGTGATCGACGAGGTCCTGGTCGCCTACCAGTTCAACACCGACCTGTTCGAGGACCTCTCCCGGGCGAAGGCCGCCGCCGTCGCCTGACACCCGCTTGCCGTCATCGCCCGCCGCGCCCGTCGCAGCGGGCGATGACGCGTTTCAGGATGCGGCGCCGCGCGCGCTCCGCATGAACCGCTCGACGTCGGGGTCGACCCGGACATCGGATGGACGCAGCGGCCGCGAGAGGTACAGCCCGTCCAGCGAGGTCAGCCGGGAGAGCGCGACGTAGGTCTGACCGGGTGCGAAGGCACCGGACCCCAGGTCGACCACGGCGCGGTCGTACGTCTTGCCCTGCGACTTGTGGATCGTCACCGCCCACGCCAGGCGCAGGGGGAACTGGGTGAACTCGGCGACGATCTCCCGGCTGAGCGAGCGCGTCGCGGGGTTGTAGGCGTACCGGAAGCGCTCCCAGACGGCCGGCTCGACGTCGTGCTCCCGCCCGTCGATCTCCACCCGTACCGTCCCGCCGGTGATCCTCACGACCGTCCCGATCGTTCCGTTGACCCACCGGGCGGTCTCGCCGAAGGGCTGGCTGTCGTTGCGCAGGAACATCACCTGCGCGCCGACCTTCAGTTGCAGCTCGGCATCCGCCGGGTGTCCGGCATCCCCGCGGCCGAAGTCGCCGTTGATCTCCGCCTGCGCCGTCTGCGCCCGCCCGGGAAGGGCGTCCAGATGCCGCCGGTTGATCGCGTTGACGCGGTCGTTGCGGGTCGCGAGCGTGATGATCGGGGGCTCGTCGCCGGTCGCCGCGGGAGGCGTCCGGGCGCCGGTGTCGTTCAGGATCTTCGCCATGTCGGCGGTCACGTGCCCGTGGCGCACGGCGTTCAGCAGTGCCTTGAAGCCGGGGTCGGACTGGCGGTGGATGTCGCGCAGCTCCCGGACGTGCAACTGGGCGCCGAACCGGCCGAGATCCACGAGGCCGTCGCCGGTGGGCTCGCCGGCCCAGACGTGGGCGTCGAAGAACCAGAACGAGCGGTAGTGGTCGCGCACGTAGCGCAGCTCGTCCCCGCGGGGCGGCACCGGGGCCAGCTGGTAGGGGTCGCCGAACATGATGACCTGGACGCCGCCGAAGGGTTCCGAGCGCCGTCCCCGCGCCTGGCGCAGCGACCGGTCGATCCCGTCCATCAGGTCCGCGTTGACCATCGAGATCTCATCGATCACGAGCGTGTCGAT
The sequence above is a segment of the Microbacterium caowuchunii genome. Coding sequences within it:
- a CDS encoding serine hydrolase domain-containing protein — encoded protein: MPKRSGLRRRVAASLAGAAVVVLSITGCGADPWIELDLPAQVDGAFPEETQAQLESAVNFAMAATGSTGAVVGVWSPWSGSWVSGVGEASAEDVFRVSDLTRPMTCDVLYSMVGEGVVSLDDRVRDLVPSVAGLSDVTLGMLCDGTSGFGSYTPMLQQKWLEVPTRRWNPNELVAYGTVGQDEAAVGQTWRDSDTGYVLLGIALQNAVKQSAASLLADKVFDPLGLEATRLPGREAAPAGDPVLRGYLSEPGEDGALNCAEPRDITELSASIGFTNGGVVSTITDVGRYTQALATGALLPDGVDRFGSPHALAADLPSWLTTAGGAVQAGSLIGQFGSVPGYISAAFADPATGMTVAVVLNNSAASDLVGAYLAWELASIASKAPAASGETAPDAGLPWTAQQYHDAIAAAAVCPLPES
- a CDS encoding DUF2470 domain-containing protein, coding for MAHTFDDETLAGVLGHMNSDHTDDNILIAQAFGADPAPVSATMTGFDGDGGDWAVTSAEGATTTLRVPWPGGSITERREVRREVVALYDAACARLGVEPRPH
- a CDS encoding heme oxygenase (biliverdin-producing) encodes the protein MSDPISFSTALRERSSGAHSGSEGAGFMSDLMKGEGTREDYIALVVQHWFIYEALEGAAERMRQDPIAAVFIDDKLTRLPALEADLEFLIGPDWREQIEPLPTTRRYVERINQVGATWPGGFVAHHYTRYLGDLSGGQFIGKLMQRLFGFDTNGIGFYIFGDIADPKAFKDYYREQLDAAPWDEAEKERVIDEVLVAYQFNTDLFEDLSRAKAAAVA
- a CDS encoding ATP-dependent DNA helicase, whose amino-acid sequence is MNTPPLSAEQEALYRLIEDTREHVFVTGRAGTGKSTLLQHLARNTSKQIAVCAPTGVAALNVEGQTIHSLFRLPIGLIAGSDLDQNDATRKILNAIDTLVIDEISMVNADLMDGIDRSLRQARGRRSEPFGGVQVIMFGDPYQLAPVPPRGDELRYVRDHYRSFWFFDAHVWAGEPTGDGLVDLGRFGAQLHVRELRDIHRQSDPGFKALLNAVRHGHVTADMAKILNDTGARTPPAATGDEPPIITLATRNDRVNAINRRHLDALPGRAQTAQAEINGDFGRGDAGHPADAELQLKVGAQVMFLRNDSQPFGETARWVNGTIGTVVRITGGTVRVEIDGREHDVEPAVWERFRYAYNPATRSLSREIVAEFTQFPLRLAWAVTIHKSQGKTYDRAVVDLGSGAFAPGQTYVALSRLTSLDGLYLSRPLRPSDVRVDPDVERFMRSARGAAS